One part of the Candidatus Saccharimonadales bacterium genome encodes these proteins:
- a CDS encoding vitamin K epoxide reductase family protein, translated as MKGNFMAQNQTNNYNALFTTIAVAAFVGLAAAFVLSIEKIHLLMQPDAILSCTVNLVLNCATVMKTWQSSLFGFPNPFIGLMAYPVVITLAIGYLAGARYKPWFMVGAQIGALLGLIFAYWLFFQSVYVIEVLCPWCLFVTVVTTIIFDAFLRFNLLENTFNLSKNTHAKIIKLLKKDYDKLIVASWLVLMVVLVVVKFGKSLWG; from the coding sequence ATGAAAGGCAACTTTATGGCGCAGAACCAAACAAACAATTATAATGCACTTTTTACAACTATAGCCGTAGCAGCTTTTGTGGGATTGGCGGCGGCATTTGTTTTATCGATAGAAAAGATCCACTTACTGATGCAGCCTGACGCAATTTTAAGCTGCACCGTTAATTTAGTTTTAAACTGCGCAACGGTTATGAAAACTTGGCAGTCCAGCTTGTTTGGATTTCCAAATCCGTTTATTGGATTAATGGCCTACCCAGTAGTTATAACTTTGGCGATCGGTTACTTGGCGGGCGCGCGTTATAAACCTTGGTTTATGGTTGGCGCCCAAATTGGTGCTTTGCTCGGGCTGATTTTTGCCTACTGGCTGTTTTTTCAGAGTGTGTATGTTATTGAGGTTTTGTGTCCGTGGTGCTTGTTCGTGACTGTAGTAACAACAATAATCTTCGACGCATTTTTGCGGTTTAACTTGTTAGAGAACACATTTAATTTGTCTAAAAATACACACGCAAAAATCATAAAACTTCTTAAAAAGGATTACGATAAACTGATTGTTGCTAGCTGGCTGGTATTAATGGTTGTACTGGTTGTTGTGAAATTTGGTAAAAGCTTGTGGGGCTAG